One genomic region from Quercus robur chromosome 4, dhQueRobu3.1, whole genome shotgun sequence encodes:
- the LOC126723627 gene encoding potassium channel AKT1-like: MEALINSGLCKGSLCRQEDIEQLSMDGSHYSFSTGILPSLGGSSARRIKLKRFIISPYDRRYRIWENFLVFLVIYTAWVSPFEFGFLRKPRAPLSIADNVVNAFFAMDIIISFFVAYLDRATFLLVDDPRKIAWKYACSWLVFDVISTIPSELAWKISPSPLRSYGLFNMLRLWRLRRFSAFFSRLEKDKNYNYFWVRCTKLLCVTLFWLHCSGCFFYLLASRYGNPKKTWIGTSTDSNFLEQELWISYVMAIYWAITTLTTVGYGDLHAVNTREMIFDIFFMLCNLGLTSYLIGNMTNLVVNGASRTSKYRDTIQAATSFAKRNRLPLRLQEQMLAHLSLKFRTDSEGLQQQETFDSLPKAIRSSISNNLFYSLVDKVYLFQGISNDLLFQLVSEMKPEYFPPKEDVILQNEAPTDFYILVTGAVELLVFRNGVEQVVGEAKAGDLCGEIGVLCYRPQLFTVRTKRLSQLLRLNRATFFNIVQSNVGDGTIIMNNLLQHLKDLNDPIMSQVLVETENMLARGRMDLPLSLCFAALRGDDLLLQQLLKRGLDPNELDSNGRTVLHIAAAKGSENCVHLLLEYGADPNNRDSDGNVPLWVAMLGGHEPVINQLLENGAKLHSGDIGQFACTAAEQNNLKLLKEIIRLGGDVMRSKSNGTTALHIAVCEGNTEIVRFLLDKGADIDKPDSDGWTPRALAEHQGHEDIQLLFQSSGELKNQSFIAMPEQRNGNQFLGRFNSEPTISPLSQEVSFEGIAFESWSQTRPRRRANNFHNSLFGIMSAAHTEEKELLFPANQIRSARDAGSKASRVTISCPEKEQASGKLVLLPGSFQELLDIAAKKFGILPSKVLSKDGAEIDDIEAIRDGDHLIFVSYLGI; encoded by the exons ATGGAGGCTCTAATAAACAGTGGACTCTGTAAGGGTTCACTGTGCAGACAAGAAGATATTGAACAGTTGTCAATGGATGGTAGCCATTACAGTTTCTCAACAGGGATTTTGCCTTCTCTTGGAGGAAGTAGTGCACGCAGAATCAAGCTCAAGAGGTTCATCATATCACCCTATGACCGCCGTTACAG GATTTGGGAAAATTTCCTTGTTTTTCTGGTCATCTATACCGCTTGGGTATCCCCGTTTGAATTCGGATTCCTTAGGAAGCCACGTGCACCTCTCTCCATAGCTGATAATGTTGTCAATGCATTCTTTGCTATGGATATTATCATTAGTTTCTTTGTAGCTTACCTTGATAGAGCAACCTTCCTGCTTGTGGATGACCCAAGAAAGATAGCATGGAAATATGCATGTTCCTGGCTTGTCTTTGATGTCATATCCACAATCCCATCTGAGCTTGCTTGGAAGATATCTCCATCACCTTTAAGGTCATATGGCTTATTCAACATGCTTCGCCTTTGGCGTCTCCGAAGATTTAGTGCCTTTTTTTCCAG ATTGGAAAAAGATAAGAACTACAACTACTTTTGGGTTCGATGTACAAAACTTTTATGT GTTACACTTTTCTGGCTTCATTGTTCTGGATGTTTCTTTTATCTTCTGGCATCACGTTAtggtaacccaaaaaaaacatGGATTGGAACATCAACGGATAGCAACTTCCTTGAACAGGAATTGTGGATCTCCTATGTGATGGCGATTTACTGGGCCATCACTACTCTAACTACTGTTGGCTATGGTGATTTACATGCAGTGAATACGAGGGAGATGATCTTTGACATATTCTTCATGCTATGTAACCTTGGATTGACATCATATTTAATTGGAAACATGACAAACTTGGTTGTCAATGGGGCCAGTCGGACCAGTAAATAT AGGGATACCATTCAAGCTGCCACAAGTTTCGCTAAGAGGAACCGACTGCCTCTTCGTTTGCAAGAACAGATGCTTGCCCATTTAAGTTTGAAGTTCAGAACAGACTCTGAGGGGCTCCAGCAGCAAGAGACTTTCGATTCCCTTCCTAAAGCCATCCGGTCAAGCATTTCTAATAATCTTTTTTACTCACTTGTGGATAAGGTGTACTTGTTTCAAGGGATTTCAAATGATTTGCTTTTCCAGCTG GTCTCGGAGATGAAACCCGAATATTTTCCTCCTAAGGAAGATGTGATCTTGCAGAATGAAGCACCTACGGACTTCTACATACTTGTAACTGGTGCTGTG GAACTATTGGTCTTCAGAAATGGAGTTGAACAG GTTGTTGGAGAGGCAAAAGCCGGTGATCTCTGTGGAGAGATTGGGGTACTTTGTTATAGGCCACAGCTATTTACAGTGCGGACCAAAAGATTGAGCCAGCTACTGAGGCTAAATCGTGCCACATTCTTCAATATTGTTCAGTCCAATGTTGGAGATGGGacaataataatgaataatCTCCTTCAG CATTTGAAAGATCTTAATGACCCAATAATGTCACAAGTTTTAGTGGAGACAGAGAACATGCTAGCTCGTGGTAGAATGGACCTACCTCTTAGTCTATGCTTTGCAGCTCTTAGGGGAGATGACTTGTTGTTACAACAGCTGTTGAAACGGGGTCTCGATCCAAATGAATTGGACAGCAATGGCAGGACAGTTCTG CATATAGCAGCCGCCAAAGGAAGTGAGAATTGTGTGCATCTATTGCTTGAATATGGGGCAGATCCTAACAATAGAG ACTCAGACGGGAATGTGCCTCTGTGGGTGGCAATGCTGGGTGGTCATGAACCGGTGATCAACCAGTTACTAGAAAATGGAGCAAAATTACACTCTGGAGACATTGGTCAATTTGCATGCACTGCTGCTGAGCAAAACAACTTGAAGTTGCTCAAGGAAATAATTCGTCTGGGGGGTGATGTTATGCGTTCTAAGTCCAATGGAACCACAGCTCTCCATATTGCAGTTTGTGAAGGCAACACTGAAATAGTAAGATTTCTTTTGGACAAAGGTGCTGATATTGACAAACCAGACTCTGATGGTTGGACCCCAAGGGCTCTAGCTGAACATCAAGGACATGAAGACATTCAACTACTTTTCCAATCAAGTGGAGAGCTCAAAAATCAATCCTTCATTGCAATGCCTGAGCAGAGAAATGGCAATCAGTTCCTTGGCAGATTTAATAGTGAGCCAACAATCAGTCCTCTATCCCAGGAGGTCTCTTTCGAAGGAATAGCGTTTGAATCGTGGAGCCAAACCCGTCCAAGGCGTAGGGCTAATAATTTCCACAACTCACTATTTGGCATTATGTCAGCTGCACACACTGAGGAGAAAGAACTTCTATTCCCTGCTAATCAGATAAGAAGTGCTAGAGACGCGGGAAGTAAAGCTTCTAGAGTGACCATCAGTTGTCCTGAAAAAGAACAAGCTAGTGGAAAACTTGTGCTACTTCCAGGGAGTTTTCAAGAGCTACTTGATATCGCTGCAAAGAAATTTGGGATCCTGCCTTCGAAGGTCCTAAGTAAAGATGGAGCTGAAATTGATGATATAGAGGCCATTAGAGATGGTGACCACCTCATTTTTGTCAGTTATCTTGGAATTTAG